A section of the Candidatus Omnitrophota bacterium genome encodes:
- a CDS encoding alpha/beta hydrolase, translating to MNYILTAIVIALLVILYCRWFERHNAFFPAGEIKSTPDSIGLDYEDIYFETSDGRKINAWFIPAARPRATVLFCHGNAGNISHRLEIIRIFNRLNLNMLIFDYRGFGRSRGWPSEQGTYLDARAAYDYLISRNDIAHKKIVIYGKSLGAAVAIDLALKVKPRALISESAFTSALEMGKLMYPYLPIKHIITMRYDNVSKIKELTVPKLIIHSIDDEIVPFEYGQRLFKQAAGPKEFYQMRGSHNDAFLMSEQEFEKRIGRFICACGIE from the coding sequence ATGAATTACATTTTAACGGCAATAGTTATAGCTCTGTTAGTTATCCTTTACTGCCGCTGGTTTGAGAGGCATAATGCGTTTTTTCCTGCAGGGGAAATAAAATCTACGCCCGATTCTATCGGACTGGATTACGAAGATATTTATTTTGAAACCAGCGATGGCCGGAAAATAAACGCCTGGTTTATCCCCGCCGCCCGGCCAAGAGCCACAGTCTTATTCTGCCATGGCAATGCCGGCAATATCAGCCACCGCCTGGAGATAATCAGGATATTTAACCGCTTAAACCTCAATATGCTGATATTTGATTATCGGGGTTTCGGCAGGAGCAGGGGCTGGCCTTCCGAACAGGGAACATATCTGGATGCTCGGGCGGCATACGATTATTTAATTTCCAGAAATGATATAGCTCATAAAAAAATCGTAATTTATGGAAAATCTTTAGGCGCGGCAGTTGCCATTGATTTAGCTTTAAAAGTCAAGCCCCGCGCATTGATCTCAGAAAGCGCGTTTACTTCTGCCCTGGAAATGGGCAAACTGATGTATCCTTATCTTCCCATTAAGCATATAATTACGATGAGGTATGATAATGTTTCCAAAATCAAAGAACTTACTGTGCCCAAGCTGATAATCCACAGCATTGATGATGAGATTGTACCGTTTGAGTACGGCCAAAGGCTGTTTAAGCAGGCAGCCGGGCCCAAGGAATTTTATCAGATGCGCGGCAGTCATAATGATGCGTTTTTAATGTCTGAGCAAGAGTTTGAAAAAAGGATTGGCCGGTTTATCTGCGCTTGCGGGATAGAATAA